From Camelina sativa cultivar DH55 chromosome 7, Cs, whole genome shotgun sequence, one genomic window encodes:
- the LOC104701595 gene encoding myb family transcription factor PHL8-like isoform X1 has protein sequence MCLLMEINNNASDNSNSINHKAKMSLVLSTDAKPRLKWTCDLHHRFIEAVNQLGGPNKATPKGLMKVMEIPGLTLYHLKSHLQKYRLGKSMKFDDNKLEAVSSASENQEAESNNDSRDLRGCSVSEGNSNPTKDRGLQITEALKMQMEVQKKLHEQIEVQRHLQVKIEAQGKYLQSVLVKAQQTLAGYTSSTLGMEFARTELSRLASMVNRGCPSSSFSELTQAEEEEETEEGFLWRKKPNNRGISQLRCSVESSLTSSETSETKLDENNNINKTIELPLMEIKSEVMKGNKRSFNDVVCVEQQPLMKRVFGVDDDEHLKLSLNSYKKDMETCPNIGLGFN, from the exons ATGTGTTTATTAATGGAGATCAACAATAATGCCAGCGATAATAGCAATAGTATTAATCACAAGGCAAAGATGAGCCTTGTGTTGTCAACGGATGCTAAGCCAAGATTGAAATGGACTTGTGATCTTCATCACAGATTCATTGAAGCTGTTAATCAACTTGGAGGACCTAACA AAGCAACACCTAAAGGTTTGATGAAGGTTATGGAGATTCCTGGACTTACCTTATACCATCTCAAGAGTCATTTACAG AAATATCGGCTAGGGAAGAGCATGAAGTTCGATGATAACAAGCTAGAAG CAGTTTCCTCTGCTTCAGAAAATCAAGAAGCTGAGAGTAACAACGATTCTAGAGATCTCCGAGGCTGTAGTGTCTCCGAAGGAAACAGCAATCCAACTAAAGA CAGAGGGTTGCAAATCACAGAGGCTTTAAAAATGCAGATGGAAGTTCAAAAGAAACTTCATGAACAAATCGAA GTTCAGAGGCATTTGCAGGTGAAGATTGAGGCACAAGGCAAGTATTTACAGTCAGTTTTAGTGAAAGCTCAACAAACTCTCGCTGGCTACACATCTTCAACTCTAGGCATGGAATTTGCGAGAACCGAACTCTCTAGATTAGCTTCAATGGTGAACAGAGGCTGTCCAAGTTCTTCGTTCTCAGAGTTAACgcaagcagaagaagaggaagaaacagaagaaggtTTCTTGTGGCGCAAGAAACCAAATAACAGAGGAATTAGTCAGCTGAGATGTTCAGTAGAGAGCTCGTTGACATCTTCAGAGACCTCGGAAACAAAGCTGGATGAGAACAATAACATCAATAAAACGATTGAGCTTCCGTTGATGGAGATCAAATCGGAAGTGATGAAAGGGAACAAGAGAAGCTTCAACGACGTCGTATGCGTGGAACAGCAGCCTCTAATGAAGAGGGTTTTtggagttgatgatgatgagcacttgaagttgagtttgaatagtTACAAGAAAGACATGGAGACGTGTCCGAACATAGGACTAGGGtttaattaa
- the LOC104701595 gene encoding myb family transcription factor PHL8-like isoform X2, translating to MCLLMEINNNASDNSNSINHKAKMSLVLSTDAKPRLKWTCDLHHRFIEAVNQLGGPNKATPKGLMKVMEIPGLTLYHLKSHLQKYRLGKSMKFDDNKLEVSSASENQEAESNNDSRDLRGCSVSEGNSNPTKDRGLQITEALKMQMEVQKKLHEQIEVQRHLQVKIEAQGKYLQSVLVKAQQTLAGYTSSTLGMEFARTELSRLASMVNRGCPSSSFSELTQAEEEEETEEGFLWRKKPNNRGISQLRCSVESSLTSSETSETKLDENNNINKTIELPLMEIKSEVMKGNKRSFNDVVCVEQQPLMKRVFGVDDDEHLKLSLNSYKKDMETCPNIGLGFN from the exons ATGTGTTTATTAATGGAGATCAACAATAATGCCAGCGATAATAGCAATAGTATTAATCACAAGGCAAAGATGAGCCTTGTGTTGTCAACGGATGCTAAGCCAAGATTGAAATGGACTTGTGATCTTCATCACAGATTCATTGAAGCTGTTAATCAACTTGGAGGACCTAACA AAGCAACACCTAAAGGTTTGATGAAGGTTATGGAGATTCCTGGACTTACCTTATACCATCTCAAGAGTCATTTACAG AAATATCGGCTAGGGAAGAGCATGAAGTTCGATGATAACAAGCTAGAAG TTTCCTCTGCTTCAGAAAATCAAGAAGCTGAGAGTAACAACGATTCTAGAGATCTCCGAGGCTGTAGTGTCTCCGAAGGAAACAGCAATCCAACTAAAGA CAGAGGGTTGCAAATCACAGAGGCTTTAAAAATGCAGATGGAAGTTCAAAAGAAACTTCATGAACAAATCGAA GTTCAGAGGCATTTGCAGGTGAAGATTGAGGCACAAGGCAAGTATTTACAGTCAGTTTTAGTGAAAGCTCAACAAACTCTCGCTGGCTACACATCTTCAACTCTAGGCATGGAATTTGCGAGAACCGAACTCTCTAGATTAGCTTCAATGGTGAACAGAGGCTGTCCAAGTTCTTCGTTCTCAGAGTTAACgcaagcagaagaagaggaagaaacagaagaaggtTTCTTGTGGCGCAAGAAACCAAATAACAGAGGAATTAGTCAGCTGAGATGTTCAGTAGAGAGCTCGTTGACATCTTCAGAGACCTCGGAAACAAAGCTGGATGAGAACAATAACATCAATAAAACGATTGAGCTTCCGTTGATGGAGATCAAATCGGAAGTGATGAAAGGGAACAAGAGAAGCTTCAACGACGTCGTATGCGTGGAACAGCAGCCTCTAATGAAGAGGGTTTTtggagttgatgatgatgagcacttgaagttgagtttgaatagtTACAAGAAAGACATGGAGACGTGTCCGAACATAGGACTAGGGtttaattaa
- the LOC104701595 gene encoding myb family transcription factor PHL8-like isoform X3 yields the protein MCLLMEINNNASDNSNSINHKAKMSLVLSTDAKPRLKWTCDLHHRFIEAVNQLGGPNKATPKGLMKVMEIPGLTLYHLKSHLQKYRLGKSMKFDDNKLEAVSSASENQEAESNNDSRDLRGCSVSEGNSNPTKEGLQITEALKMQMEVQKKLHEQIEVQRHLQVKIEAQGKYLQSVLVKAQQTLAGYTSSTLGMEFARTELSRLASMVNRGCPSSSFSELTQAEEEEETEEGFLWRKKPNNRGISQLRCSVESSLTSSETSETKLDENNNINKTIELPLMEIKSEVMKGNKRSFNDVVCVEQQPLMKRVFGVDDDEHLKLSLNSYKKDMETCPNIGLGFN from the exons ATGTGTTTATTAATGGAGATCAACAATAATGCCAGCGATAATAGCAATAGTATTAATCACAAGGCAAAGATGAGCCTTGTGTTGTCAACGGATGCTAAGCCAAGATTGAAATGGACTTGTGATCTTCATCACAGATTCATTGAAGCTGTTAATCAACTTGGAGGACCTAACA AAGCAACACCTAAAGGTTTGATGAAGGTTATGGAGATTCCTGGACTTACCTTATACCATCTCAAGAGTCATTTACAG AAATATCGGCTAGGGAAGAGCATGAAGTTCGATGATAACAAGCTAGAAG CAGTTTCCTCTGCTTCAGAAAATCAAGAAGCTGAGAGTAACAACGATTCTAGAGATCTCCGAGGCTGTAGTGTCTCCGAAGGAAACAGCAATCCAACTAAAGA AGGGTTGCAAATCACAGAGGCTTTAAAAATGCAGATGGAAGTTCAAAAGAAACTTCATGAACAAATCGAA GTTCAGAGGCATTTGCAGGTGAAGATTGAGGCACAAGGCAAGTATTTACAGTCAGTTTTAGTGAAAGCTCAACAAACTCTCGCTGGCTACACATCTTCAACTCTAGGCATGGAATTTGCGAGAACCGAACTCTCTAGATTAGCTTCAATGGTGAACAGAGGCTGTCCAAGTTCTTCGTTCTCAGAGTTAACgcaagcagaagaagaggaagaaacagaagaaggtTTCTTGTGGCGCAAGAAACCAAATAACAGAGGAATTAGTCAGCTGAGATGTTCAGTAGAGAGCTCGTTGACATCTTCAGAGACCTCGGAAACAAAGCTGGATGAGAACAATAACATCAATAAAACGATTGAGCTTCCGTTGATGGAGATCAAATCGGAAGTGATGAAAGGGAACAAGAGAAGCTTCAACGACGTCGTATGCGTGGAACAGCAGCCTCTAATGAAGAGGGTTTTtggagttgatgatgatgagcacttgaagttgagtttgaatagtTACAAGAAAGACATGGAGACGTGTCCGAACATAGGACTAGGGtttaattaa
- the LOC104701595 gene encoding myb family transcription factor PHL8-like isoform X4, with amino-acid sequence MCLLMEINNNASDNSNSINHKAKMSLVLSTDAKPRLKWTCDLHHRFIEAVNQLGGPNKATPKGLMKVMEIPGLTLYHLKSHLQKYRLGKSMKFDDNKLEVSSASENQEAESNNDSRDLRGCSVSEGNSNPTKEGLQITEALKMQMEVQKKLHEQIEVQRHLQVKIEAQGKYLQSVLVKAQQTLAGYTSSTLGMEFARTELSRLASMVNRGCPSSSFSELTQAEEEEETEEGFLWRKKPNNRGISQLRCSVESSLTSSETSETKLDENNNINKTIELPLMEIKSEVMKGNKRSFNDVVCVEQQPLMKRVFGVDDDEHLKLSLNSYKKDMETCPNIGLGFN; translated from the exons ATGTGTTTATTAATGGAGATCAACAATAATGCCAGCGATAATAGCAATAGTATTAATCACAAGGCAAAGATGAGCCTTGTGTTGTCAACGGATGCTAAGCCAAGATTGAAATGGACTTGTGATCTTCATCACAGATTCATTGAAGCTGTTAATCAACTTGGAGGACCTAACA AAGCAACACCTAAAGGTTTGATGAAGGTTATGGAGATTCCTGGACTTACCTTATACCATCTCAAGAGTCATTTACAG AAATATCGGCTAGGGAAGAGCATGAAGTTCGATGATAACAAGCTAGAAG TTTCCTCTGCTTCAGAAAATCAAGAAGCTGAGAGTAACAACGATTCTAGAGATCTCCGAGGCTGTAGTGTCTCCGAAGGAAACAGCAATCCAACTAAAGA AGGGTTGCAAATCACAGAGGCTTTAAAAATGCAGATGGAAGTTCAAAAGAAACTTCATGAACAAATCGAA GTTCAGAGGCATTTGCAGGTGAAGATTGAGGCACAAGGCAAGTATTTACAGTCAGTTTTAGTGAAAGCTCAACAAACTCTCGCTGGCTACACATCTTCAACTCTAGGCATGGAATTTGCGAGAACCGAACTCTCTAGATTAGCTTCAATGGTGAACAGAGGCTGTCCAAGTTCTTCGTTCTCAGAGTTAACgcaagcagaagaagaggaagaaacagaagaaggtTTCTTGTGGCGCAAGAAACCAAATAACAGAGGAATTAGTCAGCTGAGATGTTCAGTAGAGAGCTCGTTGACATCTTCAGAGACCTCGGAAACAAAGCTGGATGAGAACAATAACATCAATAAAACGATTGAGCTTCCGTTGATGGAGATCAAATCGGAAGTGATGAAAGGGAACAAGAGAAGCTTCAACGACGTCGTATGCGTGGAACAGCAGCCTCTAATGAAGAGGGTTTTtggagttgatgatgatgagcacttgaagttgagtttgaatagtTACAAGAAAGACATGGAGACGTGTCCGAACATAGGACTAGGGtttaattaa
- the LOC104701594 gene encoding myb family transcription factor PHL8-like isoform X1 gives MCLSMEINNNANDNSNSINHKAKMSLVLSTDAKPRLKWTCDLHHRFIEAVNQLGGPNKATPKGLMKVMEIPGLTLYHLKSHLQKYRLGKSMKFDDNKLEVSSASENQEAESNNDSRDLRGCSVSEGNSNPTKDRGLQITEALKMQMEVQKKLHEQIEVQRHLQVKIEAQGKYLQSVLVKAQQTLAGYTSSTLGMEFARTELSRLASMVNRGCPSSSFSELTQAEEEEETEEGFLWRKKPNNRGISQLRCSVESSLTSSETSETKLDENNNINKTIELPLMEIKSEVMKGNKRSFNDVVCVEQQPLMKRVFGVDDDEHLKLSLNSYKKDMETCPNIGLGFN, from the exons ATGTGTTTATCAATGGAGATCAACAATAATGCTAACGATAATAGCAATAGTATTAATCACAAGGCAAAGATGAGCCTTGTGTTGTCAACGGATGCTAAGCCAAGATTGAAATGGACTTGTGATCTTCATCACAGATTCATTGAAGCTGTTAATCAACTCGGAGGACCTAACA AAGCAACACCTAAAGGTTTGATGAAGGTTATGGAGATTCCTGGACTTACCTTATACCATCTCAAGAGTCATTTACAG AAATATCGGCTAGGGAAGAGCATGAAGTTCGATGATAACAAGCTAGAAG TTTCCTCTGCTTCAGAAAATCAAGAAGCTGAGAGTAACAACGATTCTAGAGATCTCCGAGGCTGTAGTGTCTCCGAAGGAAACAGCAATCCAACTAAAGA CAGAGGGTTGCAAATCACAGAGGCTTTAAAAATGCAGATGGAAGTTCAAAAGAAACTTCATGAACAAATCGAA GTTCAGAGGCATTTGCAGGTGAAGATTGAGGCACAAGGCAAGTATTTACAGTCAGTTTTAGTGAAAGCTCAACAAACTCTCGCTGGCTACACATCTTCAACTCTAGGCATGGAATTTGCGAGAACCGAACTCTCTAGATTAGCTTCAATGGTGAACAGAGGCTGTCCAAGTTCTTCGTTCTCAGAGTTAACgcaagcagaagaagaggaagaaacagaagaaggtTTCTTGTGGCGCAAGAAACCAAATAACAGAGGAATTAGTCAGCTGAGATGTTCAGTAGAGAGCTCGTTGACATCTTCAGAGACCTCGGAAACAAAGCTGGATGAGAACAATAACATCAATAAAACGATTGAGCTTCCGTTGATGGAGATCAAATCGGAAGTGATGAAAGGGAACAAGAGAAGCTTCAACGACGTCGTATGCGTGGAACAGCAGCCTCTAATGAAGAGGGTTTTtggagttgatgatgatgagcacttgaagttgagtttgaatagtTACAAGAAAGACATGGAGACGTGTCCGAACATAGGACTAGGGtttaattaa
- the LOC104701594 gene encoding myb family transcription factor PHL8-like isoform X2 translates to MCLSMEINNNANDNSNSINHKAKMSLVLSTDAKPRLKWTCDLHHRFIEAVNQLGGPNKATPKGLMKVMEIPGLTLYHLKSHLQKYRLGKSMKFDDNKLEVSSASENQEAESNNDSRDLRGCSVSEGNSNPTKEGLQITEALKMQMEVQKKLHEQIEVQRHLQVKIEAQGKYLQSVLVKAQQTLAGYTSSTLGMEFARTELSRLASMVNRGCPSSSFSELTQAEEEEETEEGFLWRKKPNNRGISQLRCSVESSLTSSETSETKLDENNNINKTIELPLMEIKSEVMKGNKRSFNDVVCVEQQPLMKRVFGVDDDEHLKLSLNSYKKDMETCPNIGLGFN, encoded by the exons ATGTGTTTATCAATGGAGATCAACAATAATGCTAACGATAATAGCAATAGTATTAATCACAAGGCAAAGATGAGCCTTGTGTTGTCAACGGATGCTAAGCCAAGATTGAAATGGACTTGTGATCTTCATCACAGATTCATTGAAGCTGTTAATCAACTCGGAGGACCTAACA AAGCAACACCTAAAGGTTTGATGAAGGTTATGGAGATTCCTGGACTTACCTTATACCATCTCAAGAGTCATTTACAG AAATATCGGCTAGGGAAGAGCATGAAGTTCGATGATAACAAGCTAGAAG TTTCCTCTGCTTCAGAAAATCAAGAAGCTGAGAGTAACAACGATTCTAGAGATCTCCGAGGCTGTAGTGTCTCCGAAGGAAACAGCAATCCAACTAAAGA AGGGTTGCAAATCACAGAGGCTTTAAAAATGCAGATGGAAGTTCAAAAGAAACTTCATGAACAAATCGAA GTTCAGAGGCATTTGCAGGTGAAGATTGAGGCACAAGGCAAGTATTTACAGTCAGTTTTAGTGAAAGCTCAACAAACTCTCGCTGGCTACACATCTTCAACTCTAGGCATGGAATTTGCGAGAACCGAACTCTCTAGATTAGCTTCAATGGTGAACAGAGGCTGTCCAAGTTCTTCGTTCTCAGAGTTAACgcaagcagaagaagaggaagaaacagaagaaggtTTCTTGTGGCGCAAGAAACCAAATAACAGAGGAATTAGTCAGCTGAGATGTTCAGTAGAGAGCTCGTTGACATCTTCAGAGACCTCGGAAACAAAGCTGGATGAGAACAATAACATCAATAAAACGATTGAGCTTCCGTTGATGGAGATCAAATCGGAAGTGATGAAAGGGAACAAGAGAAGCTTCAACGACGTCGTATGCGTGGAACAGCAGCCTCTAATGAAGAGGGTTTTtggagttgatgatgatgagcacttgaagttgagtttgaatagtTACAAGAAAGACATGGAGACGTGTCCGAACATAGGACTAGGGtttaattaa
- the LOC104704769 gene encoding uncharacterized protein LOC104704769, with amino-acid sequence MLHELSSRVHRATSSATNLDRVLEEVQRSPFTARISRVRIHYVNKFKFAPYNGLDDPKPFLTSMSVAIGRAHFSEEEYEAGCCHYHELTTAFLQHHSTFMIRGASNADLWNMFQQSNESLREFMERFKRIVSKLSIADDTAISALRNALTHGSRFREDIIIHEPLSLDDALHRANRYIELDEESASRANRPLPEPPTSKSAKGKEKAQDEHHEPRQHFDKEYADKLEKAKKAQAFAVSDQDPQASSSKPWNNKWVRDPSGKGGKKYCNYHKRAGHTTEECRTLQQILLDKFKGGHIDVEHERRLTTAHRDSQFFNPEDENPSRQYSTAPAPQHITRALPLPPPPAPTLKRNPEPVDDPNAPAPRRRINMIMGGLTTCRDSVRSIKAYQRGLEVKRDWMAQSTPPTTTYEPITFTEDDASGLAGPHNDPLVVEMTIGESIVTKILIDTGSSVNVIFKDVLIQMEVDLRTADHDVQPLTGFDGDTVMTVGTIMLPVYVGGTMHCINFAIIDKPIVYNVILGTPWLYRMKAVASTYHQCVKFPTSRGIFTLRGDPLIARTCFIIERQQRSARTFAISDPAEQPDGRVRPNTELIIQVNIDPSDATRCVGIGADLPQTIKDELVKFLSQNVETFAWSMSSMTGIDPTITCHELNVDPTFKPVKQKRRKLGLERTAAVNEEIKKLLTAGSIREVKYPDWLSNPVVVKKKNGKWRVCVDFTDLNKSCPKDSFPLPRIDQLVEATAGNELLSFMDAYSGYNQIMMHKNDQEKTAFITDQGTYCYKVMPFGLKNAGATYQRLVNRMFAEQLGRTMEVYIDDMLVKSTHAADHVSHLAKCFEVLNRYNMKLNPAKCSFGVTSGEFLGYLVTKRGIEANPKQISALTNLPSPRNTREVQRLTGRIAALNRFISRSTDKCLPFYQLLRSNKKFEWDDKCESAFQELKNYLATPPVLAKPDQGETLYLYIAVSSSAVSGVLIKEDRGDQHPIFYVSKSLDGAELRYPTLEKLAYAVVISARKLRPYFQSHTVEVLTNQPLRTILHSPAFAIKNIKRNTNLEVYPSPRPIQLGIIERTHRGERVEGAANLASKLTTSSSVVDKQLILCLVR; translated from the exons ATGCTCCACGAGCTCTCCTCGAGAGTACACCGAGCGACGAGCTCCGCTACCAATCTTGATCGAGTACTGGAGGAAGTCCAGCGCTCGCCATTTACAGCACGGATCTCCCGCGTTCGCATTCATTACGTGAACAAATTCAAGTTCGCCCCGTATAATGGATTGGATGATCCAAAACCGTTCTTAACTTCAATGAGTGTTGCGATTGGCCGAGCTCATTTCAGCGAGGAGGAGTACGAAGCTGGCTGCTGCCA CTATCACGAGCTAACAACCGCTTTCCTACAACACCATTCCACGTTCATGATTCGAGGTGCCTCGAATGCCGACCTCTGGAACATGTTTCAACAAAGCAACGAGTCACTCCGGGAATTCATGGAGAGATTCAAAAGAATAGTCTCGAAACTCTCGATCGCCGACGACACAGCAATCTCAGCTCTCCGTAATGCTCTTACTCACGGTTCCCGATTTCGGGAAGACATCATCATCCACGAGCCCCTATCCCTGGACGACGCGTTACACCGCGCCAACAGGTACATCGAGCTGGACGAAGAAAGCGCATCGAGAGCGAACCGACCATTGCCAGAACCGCCAACCTCAAAGTCGGCCAAAGGAAAGGAAAAGGCACAGGACGAGCATCATGAGCCTCGTCAGCACTTCGACAAGGAATACGCTGATAAGCtggaaaaagcaaagaaagctcAAGCGTTCGCTGTTAGCGATCAGGACCCCCAGGCGTCATCATCGAAACCCTGGAATAACAAATGGGTCCGGGACCCATCGGGTAAGGGTGGAAAGAAGTACTGCAACTACCATAAACGAGCAGGGCATACCACTGAAGAATGCCGCACCCTCCAGCAAATACTGCTGGATAAATTCAAGGGAGGCCACATTGACGTCGAACACGAGCGACGACTAACAACGGCCCACAGAGATAGTCAATTTTTTAACCCTGAGGACGAAAACCCCAGTAGGCAGTACAGCACAGCTCCCGCGCCACAGCACATCACAAGGGCCCTACCCCTGCCCCCGCCCCCAGCACCAACCCTTAAAAGGAACCCCGAGCCGGTCGACGACCCAAATGCTCCAGCTCCGCGCCGAAGAATTAATATGATTATGGGCGGCCTAACGACTTGCCGAGACTCGGTGCGTTCCATCAAAGCTTATCAGCGGGGACTAGAAGTGAAGCGGGACTGGATGGCTCAAAGTACACCGCCGACTACAACCTATGAGCCGATCACATTCACAGAAGACGATGCGTCAGGCCTAGCTGGGCCGCACAACGACCCCCTCGTAGTCGAGATGACAATTGGTGAAAGCATAGTCACCAAAATCTTGATTGATACTGGCAGCTCGGTAAACGTCATTTTCAAAGACGTACTAATTCAGATGGAGGTAGACCTGCGAACGGCCGATCATGACGTCCAACCCCTCACAGGCTTTGACGGCGACACGGTTATGACAGTTGGTACGATCATGCTACCAGTCTACGTAGGCGGAACGATGCACTGCATCAATTTTGCCATCATCGATAAACCAATCGTCTACAACGTCATCCTGGGGACTCCATGGTTGTATAGGATGAAAGCTGTGGCgtcgacgtaccatcagtgcgtaaAGTTTCCAACCTCAAGAGGAATATTCACGCTACGAGGAGACCCGTTGATCGCCAGAACTTGCTTCATCATCGAACGACAACAGCGCAGTGCCCGCACCTTCGCAATCTCAGACCCTGCCGAGCAGCCAGATGGTCGCGTCCGTCCCAACACCGAGCTAATCATCCAGGTAAACATCGACCCTTCCGACGCGACTCGTTGCGTGGGGATCGGTGCCGACCTGCCGCAGACTATCAAGGACGAGCTCGTAAAGTTTCTGTCCCAAAACGTCGAAACCTTTGCATGGAGCATGAGCAGTATGACCGGAATCGATCCCACCATAACATGTCACGAACTCAATGTGGATCCAACGTTTAAACCGGTCAAGCAAAAGCGAAGAAAACTCGGACTAGAGCGTACGGCCGCCGTTAACGAAGAGATCAAAAAACTACTCACGGCTGGGTCCATCAGAGAAGTCAAGTACCCCGACTGGTTAAGTAACCCAGTagttgtgaagaaaaagaacggcAAGTGGCGGGTGTGCGTCGATTTTACCGATCTTAACAAGTCATGCCCAAAGGACAGCTTTCCTCTACCAAGAATCGACCAACTGGTCGAAGCGACCGCGGGGAACGAGCTTCTATCGTTCATGGACGCATACTCCGGGTACAACCAGATAATGATGCATAAAAACGATCAAGAAAAGACGGCTTTTATCACCGATCAAGGCACTTACTGCTACAAAGTTATGCCGTTTGGCCTGAAGAATGCTGGTGCGACCTACCAACGCCTTGTCAACCGGATGTTTGCCGAGCAGCTCGGCCGAACAATGGAAGTGTACATCGATGATATGCTGGTGAAATCAACTCACGCTGCCGACCACGTTTCACATCTCGCTAAGTGCTTTGAAGTTCTCAACCGATATAACATGAAGCTGAATCCAGCTAAGTGCTCGTTCGGCGTAACTTCTGGAGAGTTCCTAGGATACCTCGTCACCAAGAGGGGTATCGAAGCTAACCCGAAACAGATTTCGGCGCTTACCAACCTACCATCTCCAAGAAATACTCGAGAAGTTCAACGACTTACTGGGCGAATCGCCGCCCTCAATCGATTTATCTCACGATCTACCGACAAGTGTCTACCGTTTTACCAGCTGCTTCGCAGCAACAAAAAGTTTGAGTGGGATGATAAGTGTGAGTCTGCCTTCCAGGAGCTCAAAAACTATCTCGCTACTCCTCCAGTCCTAGCTAAACCTGATCAGGGGGAAACGCTTTACCTGTACATCGCTGTCTCCAGCTCGGCGGTCAGTGGTGTACTCATTAAAGAGGACAGGGGAGATCAGCATCCCATTTTCTATGTGAGCAAAAGTCTCGATGGAGCTGAGCTCCGATATCCAACCTTGGAGAAGCTCGCCTACGCCGTAGTTATCTCGGCTAGGAAGCTACGTCCATACTTCCAATCTCACACTGTTGAAGTATTAACTAACCAGCCGTTGAGGACTATCCTGCACAGTCCCGCGTTCGCAATCAAGAACATAAAGAGAAATACTAACCTGGAAGTGTATCCGAGCCCACGACCGATACAGCTCGGAATCATAGAGAGAACCCACAGAGGAGAGCGGGTCGAAGGAGCCGCGAACCTTGCTAGCAAGCTCACCACAAGCAGTAGCGTTGTTGATAAACAACTCATCCTTTGTCTTGTAAGATAG
- the LOC104701596 gene encoding CLAVATA3/ESR (CLE)-related protein 45-like, translating to MLGSSTRSMLFLLVCIGLLADNRYKVSAMRHTEYFLRQTQTDKARVQPGEIAKHRSIGSQFKHTLEDQETLRKNRRLLEEVNKNKVKDEETQEQKNKTGDDSFQASKRRVRRGSDPIHNKAQPFS from the coding sequence ATGTTGGGTTCCAGTACAAGATCgatgctttttcttcttgtctgcATAGGATTGCTAGCAGACAACAGATATAAGGTCTCAGCCATGAGACATACAGAGTATTTCCTCAGACAAACACAAACAGATAAAGCGAGAGTTCAGCCAGGTGAAATTGCTAAGCACAGGAGCATCGGCTCTCAATTCAAACACACCCTTGAAGATCAAGAAACGCTCAGAAAAAACAGGCGACTTCTTGAAGAAGTAAACAAGAATAAAGTCAAAGATGAAGAGACGCAAGAACAAAAGAATAAGACGGGTGATGACTCATTCCAAGCAAGCAAGAGACGTGTAAGACGAGGATCAGATCCTATCCACAACAAAGCCCAGCCATTTTCTTGA
- the LOC104701598 gene encoding zinc-finger homeodomain protein 11-like, producing MDLSSKTKQQLKTSLPIVAGEMGVCYKECLKNHAANLGGHALDGCGEFMPSPTATSTDPSSFRCAACGCHRNFHRRDPSENLNFLIAPPISSPSGTESPPSHHISSPVPCSYYTSAPPHHVLLSLSSGFPGPSDQDPTVGRSENSSRGAMRKRTRTKFTPEQKIKMRAFAEKAGWKINGCDEKSVREFCNEVGIERGVLKVWMHNNKYSLLNGKNREIEHGLCLNTTHSCNNDGDGSSSS from the coding sequence ATGGATTTgtcttccaaaacaaaacaacaacttaaaaCCTCTCTTCCCATCGTCGCCGGAGAAATGGGTGTTTGTTACAAAGAGTGTTTGAAAAACCACGCGGCTAACCTCGGCGGCCATGCTCTCGACGGTTGCGGCGAGTTTATGCCGAGTCCCACCGCTACTTCCAccgatccttcttctttccgTTGCGCCGCTTGTGGCTGCCACCGTAACTTCCACCGCCGTGACCCTTCCGAGAATCTCAACTTCCTCATCGCGCCGCCGATTTCCTCTCCCTCCGGCACTGAATCGCCGCCGTCTCATCACATCTCGTCACCCGTTCCTTGCTCTTACTACACCTCAGCGCCTCCTCACCACGtgcttctctctctcagctCCGGCTTCCCTGGACCGTCAGATCAAGATCCAACGGTGGGTAGGTCAGAAAACAGCTCAAGAGGAGCAATGAGGAAACGGACGAGGACCAAGTTCACGCCGGAGCAAAAGATCAAGATGAGAGCGTTCGCTGAGAAAGCAGGTTGGAAGATCAACGGCTGCGATGAAAAGTCGGTGAGAGAGTTCTGTAACGAGGTTGGGATCGAGAGAGGAGTTCTTAAAGTGTGGATGCATAACAACAAGTACTCACTTCTCAACGGCAAGAACAGAGAGATCGAACATGGTCTGTGTCTGAACACAACTCACAGCTGTAACAATGATGGTGATGGGTCTTCGTCTTCTTGA